In Propionispora vibrioides, a single genomic region encodes these proteins:
- a CDS encoding nuclear transport factor 2 family protein, with the protein MSVKLPPRIDTFMQAKSSGDSQAFVACFAEEAVVYTEGQEFRGKDAIRQWFEDSAKYKNQYLVMGFSAKRQESILSARVSGDFAGSPVLLDYFFTTRDGLITSLRIVTMEDA; encoded by the coding sequence GTGTCCGTAAAATTGCCACCACGGATTGATACATTTATGCAGGCAAAGTCTAGCGGTGACAGCCAGGCGTTCGTAGCCTGCTTTGCCGAGGAGGCGGTTGTTTATACCGAAGGGCAGGAGTTCCGCGGCAAGGATGCTATCCGGCAATGGTTTGAAGATAGCGCGAAGTATAAAAATCAGTATCTGGTTATGGGCTTTAGCGCCAAACGGCAGGAGTCGATTTTATCCGCCCGTGTTTCCGGCGACTTTGCGGGCAGTCCGGTATTGCTGGATTACTTCTTTACAACTCGGGACGGCCTGATCACCAGCTTAAGAATCGTAACGATGGAGGACGCGTAA